One Anolis carolinensis isolate JA03-04 chromosome 4, rAnoCar3.1.pri, whole genome shotgun sequence DNA window includes the following coding sequences:
- the tldc2 gene encoding TLD domain-containing protein 2, which produces MKTPRRYHGYILLPNLLEEPLSLESEDSSEEEEDPVRTSPDDPALFTEEFHQPVLNGQSNIMHLDQIQKLAPHLPVRVTGHPWNLIYCTARDGFSLKSMYRSMSDLASPVLLVIRDTDGQIFGAFSSTAIHVSSCFYGNGENFLFSFTPQLKVFKWTGKNTFFMKGDADALAIGGGSGKFGLWLDGDLNHGGSHPCETFNNEALSPKEEFLIQDLEVWALS; this is translated from the exons CCCAACCTGTTAGAAGAACCACTGTCTCTAGAGTCAGAAGATTCATCTGAAGAGGAAGAGGACCCAGTCAGGACAAGCCCAGATGACCCAGCCTTGTTCACAGAAGAATTTCATCAGCCTGTGCTGAATGGACAAAGCAACATCATGCACTTAGATCAAATACAGAAG CTTGCACCACACTTGCCTGTACGAGTGACAGGACACCCGTGGAACCTCATCTACTGTACCGCACGGGATGGGTTTAGCCTGAAGTCTATGTATCGGAGCATGAGTGACTTGGCTTCCCCCGTGTTATTGGTTATCAGAGATACTGATGGCCAG ATATTTGGTGCCTTTTCTTCCACAGCCATTCATGTCAGCAGCTGCTTCTATGGCAATGGAGAaaattttctcttctccttcactcCACAACTGAAG GTATTTAAATGGACAGGTAAAAATACCTTCTTCATGAAAGGAGATGCAGATGCTCTGGCAATTGGTGGAGGCAG TGGCAAATTTGGATTGTGGCTAGATGGGGATCTTAACCATGGAGGAAGTCATCCTTGTGAGACATTCAACAATGAGGCTCTATCTCCTAAAGAGGAATTCCTCATCCAAGACTTGGAAGTTTGGGCACTCTCTTAA